One window of the Acinetobacter equi genome contains the following:
- a CDS encoding sulfite exporter TauE/SafE family protein → MELDIILSLIFFAFCAGAIDAAVGGGGLIQIPAIMGAMPQLAPATVFGTNKLSSIFGTASAAWGFLRKVKLQWKLILVIALCAFVSSFFGAACVPLIPKEILKPFVLVMLIIIAIYTLVKKQFGQVHVQQELTTKMLVLAGIGSVIIGFYDGIFGPGTGSFFIFFFIRYLQVDFLHASALSKIANFMTNFAALSFFIPTGHVLFAIGFAMAAANIVGALVGVRAALKYGSGFIRILFLILVSILIVRLSYQIVMGIN, encoded by the coding sequence ATGGAATTGGACATTATATTAAGCTTAATTTTCTTCGCCTTTTGTGCAGGTGCAATTGATGCAGCAGTTGGTGGAGGGGGCTTAATTCAAATTCCAGCAATCATGGGAGCAATGCCTCAACTTGCTCCAGCAACCGTTTTTGGAACCAATAAACTTTCTTCTATTTTTGGTACAGCTTCAGCGGCATGGGGTTTTCTTCGCAAAGTTAAGTTGCAATGGAAATTAATACTCGTCATTGCACTATGTGCATTTGTAAGCTCATTTTTTGGAGCTGCTTGTGTCCCATTGATTCCTAAAGAAATTCTAAAACCTTTTGTGTTGGTCATGTTGATCATCATTGCGATTTACACCTTAGTGAAAAAGCAATTTGGTCAGGTGCATGTACAGCAAGAATTAACGACAAAGATGTTAGTTCTAGCAGGTATTGGGAGTGTCATTATTGGTTTTTATGATGGCATTTTTGGACCAGGAACTGGCAGTTTCTTTATCTTCTTTTTCATTCGTTATTTACAAGTCGATTTTTTACATGCTTCTGCATTGTCTAAAATTGCAAACTTTATGACGAATTTTGCGGCATTAAGTTTCTTTATTCCAACTGGGCATGTGTTATTTGCGATTGGTTTTGCAATGGCTGCGGCAAATATTGTAGGTGCTTTGGTCGGGGTTCGTGCTGCTTTAAAATATGGAAGTGGTTTTATTCGTATTTTATTTTTAATTTTAGTCAGTATTTTGATTGTGCGCTTAAGTTATCAAATTGTGATGGGTATAAATTAA
- the rimM gene encoding ribosome maturation factor RimM (Essential for efficient processing of 16S rRNA) — protein sequence MTPTQNVPEDRIQIGQLRSAYGLNGWLWVYSNTEPMSNIFDYLPWYIETKAGWQIIDVKRWKPHGKGLVVSLKGVSDRTAADGLVGANVWISKSQLPQAGVDEFYWSDLKGLTVLGLNDEEQEVNLGKIHELFETGANDVMVVRATPESIDSEERMIPWHKDVVQRVDIEAGRIYVNWGVDY from the coding sequence ATGACACCAACACAGAATGTTCCGGAAGATCGTATTCAGATTGGACAGTTGCGTTCAGCATATGGCTTGAATGGGTGGCTCTGGGTCTATTCCAATACAGAACCTATGAGCAACATATTTGACTATCTGCCTTGGTACATTGAGACCAAAGCAGGTTGGCAAATTATAGATGTTAAACGTTGGAAACCACATGGCAAAGGCTTGGTTGTTTCGCTAAAAGGTGTGAGTGATCGCACAGCAGCGGACGGCTTGGTGGGGGCTAATGTTTGGATTTCAAAATCGCAACTGCCTCAAGCAGGTGTGGATGAGTTTTATTGGTCTGATTTAAAAGGTCTAACAGTGTTAGGCTTAAATGATGAAGAGCAAGAAGTAAATCTTGGTAAAATCCACGAATTGTTTGAAACAGGTGCTAACGATGTAATGGTAGTTCGCGCAACTCCAGAAAGCATTGATAGCGAAGAGCGTATGATTCCATGGCATAAAGATGTGGTACAACGCGTTGATATCGAAGCTGGTCGTATCTACGTAAATTGGGGCGTAGATTATTAA
- a CDS encoding lipase family alpha/beta hydrolase has translation MRLIISSILLSSIFNTAQAIPAEQITQRFHTSNYAQTKYPIVFNHGMAGFARLGTDVAGVDYWYQILPNLAKNGANVWATRVSPLNSSEVRGEQLIQQVEQIIAITGKPKVNLIGHSHGGPTIRYVAGIRPDLVASLTTISAPHKGSPVADAVLTVQNTALEAPVVTLMNTLSRIITLVQGFKPSQLPHDSLAAGISLSTTGSVEFNKKFPLGMPTTSCGEGAYQQNGIYFYSFSGVGQVTNLIDLDSALGITGLLINKGQDNDGLVSRCSAKFGKTIRDNLNWNHLDEVNQFLGLKAIFAPDPVDVYRQHANRLKLQGL, from the coding sequence ATGAGATTAATAATAAGCTCAATACTACTCAGCAGTATTTTTAATACAGCACAAGCCATACCAGCTGAGCAAATCACTCAACGGTTCCATACTTCTAACTATGCCCAAACAAAATACCCAATTGTGTTTAATCATGGAATGGCAGGTTTTGCAAGATTAGGAACTGATGTTGCAGGAGTTGACTATTGGTATCAAATTCTCCCTAATCTTGCGAAAAATGGGGCAAATGTATGGGCTACACGTGTATCACCATTAAACTCTTCAGAAGTACGTGGTGAACAACTGATTCAACAAGTTGAACAAATCATTGCCATTACAGGAAAGCCAAAAGTTAATCTTATTGGTCATTCCCATGGTGGACCAACTATTCGCTATGTTGCTGGTATTCGACCCGATCTTGTTGCATCACTAACTACAATTTCTGCTCCACACAAAGGCTCACCAGTAGCAGATGCTGTTTTAACAGTACAGAATACAGCTCTAGAAGCACCTGTTGTCACATTAATGAATACGCTTTCACGTATTATCACCCTCGTACAAGGCTTTAAACCAAGCCAACTTCCTCATGATTCTTTGGCAGCAGGAATAAGTCTATCAACTACAGGATCAGTAGAATTTAATAAAAAATTTCCACTAGGCATGCCAACAACTTCTTGTGGTGAAGGTGCCTATCAACAAAATGGTATATATTTCTATTCTTTTTCTGGCGTCGGACAAGTAACTAATTTAATTGATTTAGATTCAGCACTAGGAATAACTGGCTTATTAATAAACAAAGGACAAGATAATGATGGGCTTGTTAGCCGTTGTAGTGCAAAATTTGGAAAAACTATTCGTGATAATTTAAATTGGAATCATCTAGATGAAGTTAACCAATTTTTAGGACTCAAAGCTATTTTTGCTCCAGATCCTGTGGATGTTTACCGTCAACATGCAAATCGATTAAAACTACAAGGTCTATAA
- a CDS encoding EamA family transporter codes for MLNSQLLAVLFMVISMISYQISASFAKQLIAILDPLTVTILRLFFAAIIVCVMFRSWQILSRLPYLKWRNLIGYSASLGLMNILFYMSLGKLPQGIAVGLEFIGPLGLALLSIKNKNEYIWVILAILGIGLMVPWGNLDSNQFSIFGAVCALAAGFFWALYIHFGQKVIRQNIGMHALTIAISISAIALLPIGLYNNAPLLIDTQYWGKALAIAILATAIPYALDLQALKHLSKASYGTLSSLSPALAALTGLILLGEKIALWQWIALICIMSASIGVTYSSIQKQKMASSK; via the coding sequence ATGCTAAATTCTCAACTTCTTGCTGTGCTTTTTATGGTGATCTCCATGATCTCCTATCAAATTAGTGCATCATTTGCTAAACAACTAATTGCTATTTTAGACCCTCTTACGGTTACAATTTTAAGATTATTTTTTGCCGCAATTATTGTCTGTGTCATGTTCCGTTCATGGCAAATTTTATCTCGCCTACCTTATTTAAAATGGCGAAATTTAATTGGATATAGTGCTTCTCTAGGTCTAATGAATATCTTGTTTTATATGTCTTTAGGGAAATTACCTCAAGGTATTGCTGTAGGACTCGAATTTATTGGCCCTCTTGGCTTAGCCTTACTGTCTATTAAAAATAAAAATGAATATATTTGGGTCATTTTAGCCATTTTAGGTATCGGATTAATGGTGCCTTGGGGCAATTTAGACTCAAATCAATTTTCAATATTTGGTGCAGTTTGTGCATTAGCAGCAGGATTTTTTTGGGCACTATATATTCATTTTGGTCAAAAAGTAATTAGGCAAAATATTGGTATGCATGCGCTGACTATTGCTATTAGTATTTCAGCAATTGCCTTATTACCTATTGGTCTTTATAACAATGCACCTTTATTAATTGATACTCAATATTGGGGTAAAGCACTTGCCATCGCTATTCTTGCAACAGCCATTCCTTATGCACTAGATTTACAGGCATTAAAGCACTTAAGTAAGGCGAGCTATGGAACGCTATCTAGTTTATCTCCAGCATTAGCCGCATTAACTGGGCTTATCTTACTGGGTGAAAAAATTGCTCTCTGGCAATGGATTGCATTAATTTGCATTATGTCAGCTTCTATTGGTGTCACATATAGTTCTATTCAAAAGCAAAAAATGGCTTCATCTAAATAA
- a CDS encoding type IV pilin protein, which translates to MGSYNKLGFSLIELMVVIVIVAIFATIAIPSYQTYIRKASMNQAQQEMQHLATLLDKHKAKNFTYRGFDISTINLPVNAIDENVRYTLIVRDGDNSDLTLDENEATGHHWVIQGQSTDINNYTLLLTSHGVRCKNKIATQVDFISCGSDQEEW; encoded by the coding sequence ATGGGGTCTTATAATAAATTAGGATTTTCATTAATTGAATTGATGGTAGTAATAGTAATTGTTGCAATTTTTGCAACGATTGCGATTCCTTCATATCAAACTTACATAAGAAAAGCTTCAATGAATCAAGCACAACAAGAGATGCAGCATTTAGCAACATTATTAGATAAACATAAAGCTAAAAATTTTACCTATCGGGGGTTTGATATCAGCACAATAAACTTACCTGTGAATGCTATCGATGAAAATGTGAGATATACCTTAATTGTAAGAGATGGTGATAATTCAGATTTAACCTTAGATGAAAATGAAGCTACTGGTCATCATTGGGTGATTCAAGGACAGAGTACAGATATTAATAACTATACGTTGTTACTAACAAGTCATGGGGTGCGATGTAAAAATAAAATTGCTACGCAAGTCGATTTTATAAGTTGTGGATCAGATCAAGAGGAGTGGTAA
- a CDS encoding EamA family transporter, producing MIKSKPHIQALILLFIAMISMQSSGSLAKILFQHFPLITVSAMRLFLGAFVLAIIFRIWTVQFKQVNWNAIVSYGIALAGMNLLFYLSIERLPLGIAVSFEFIGPLGVALYHARQKYDFIWVGLAILGLVLLFPFQQAAQSLDPLGIFFALSAGACWALYIVAGQKPSGVSGNHTVCLGMFVGMLCIMPIAIFMGMPSSVFEVSNLWIFLGLAILASALPFSLEMIALRSLTPLVFGTLTSLEPAIAALSGFIFLQEQLLWTQWLALSIIIGASIGCTFTTHQAKKALESKTSKSVNP from the coding sequence ATGATAAAAAGTAAACCACATATTCAAGCACTGATTTTATTGTTCATTGCAATGATCAGCATGCAAAGTAGTGGCTCACTTGCTAAAATTTTATTTCAACATTTCCCACTAATAACTGTATCTGCAATGCGCCTTTTTTTAGGTGCATTTGTATTGGCAATTATTTTTAGAATCTGGACTGTTCAATTCAAACAAGTAAATTGGAACGCCATTGTTAGCTATGGTATTGCCCTAGCAGGAATGAATCTTCTGTTTTATCTTTCAATTGAACGTTTACCATTAGGTATTGCTGTTTCTTTTGAATTTATTGGACCCTTAGGTGTTGCACTTTATCACGCACGACAAAAGTACGATTTTATTTGGGTCGGTCTTGCTATTTTAGGTTTGGTTTTACTCTTTCCATTTCAGCAAGCAGCACAATCTTTAGATCCACTCGGTATATTCTTCGCACTCAGCGCAGGTGCCTGCTGGGCCTTATATATTGTTGCAGGACAAAAACCCTCAGGTGTATCGGGTAATCATACGGTTTGCTTAGGCATGTTTGTTGGTATGCTTTGTATTATGCCTATCGCTATTTTTATGGGAATGCCAAGTTCTGTATTTGAAGTTTCAAATTTATGGATTTTTTTAGGTTTAGCTATTTTAGCAAGTGCCTTACCCTTTTCCTTAGAAATGATTGCTTTACGAAGCTTAACACCACTTGTATTTGGAACATTAACAAGTCTAGAACCTGCCATTGCAGCACTTTCAGGTTTTATCTTTTTACAAGAACAGCTTTTATGGACACAATGGTTAGCGCTCAGCATTATTATTGGTGCATCTATAGGTTGTACCTTTACCACGCATCAAGCAAAAAAAGCCTTGGAAAGTAAAACTTCTAAATCTGTAAATCCTTAA
- a CDS encoding lipase secretion chaperone, with amino-acid sequence MKKLNLWTGIIISFFIIFSIIYFLKPKKPDEHLKNKSAINLEDLAHQNTPDHTQKNLAIFASASQQDTQINCQLTLNNNNQLITNEQTKNCFEYFITQYGEKKTDQIKDDFKAYISQQYTDPARSQILDLWNRYFEYRLKLGEQQAPVGATSTDPQYFRALFTSLNTLRQTFFSYQEIKGLFGSEDIYHNYTLDRMDIFANQDLNEAEKAEKLKELFNKLPIDWQNNLEQLYKLEDLQKLTSDIKAKGGSANDIRNMRLNLVGPEATQRLENLDFQQNKWKNNVNNYLENRRQILNSNLSEETKNQSIQKLKEQNFMTSQEQLRLETFEKLYDKGRPLPFSE; translated from the coding sequence ATGAAAAAATTGAATCTTTGGACAGGGATAATAATTTCTTTTTTTATTATATTTTCAATAATTTACTTTCTAAAACCTAAAAAACCAGATGAACATCTCAAAAATAAATCTGCAATCAATTTAGAAGACCTAGCACATCAAAACACTCCAGATCATACGCAAAAAAATCTTGCTATTTTTGCAAGTGCTAGCCAACAAGACACTCAAATTAATTGCCAACTCACCTTAAATAACAATAATCAATTAATTACCAATGAACAAACAAAAAATTGCTTTGAGTACTTTATTACTCAATACGGTGAAAAAAAGACAGATCAAATTAAAGATGATTTTAAAGCCTATATTTCACAGCAATATACAGACCCTGCTCGCTCTCAAATCCTAGATCTATGGAATAGATATTTTGAGTATCGCTTAAAATTAGGTGAACAACAGGCACCAGTAGGAGCCACATCGACAGATCCACAATATTTTAGAGCACTTTTTACTAGTCTTAATACTTTACGACAGACATTTTTTTCATATCAAGAAATTAAAGGCTTATTTGGTTCAGAAGATATTTACCATAACTATACTTTAGATCGCATGGATATCTTTGCTAATCAAGATTTAAATGAAGCAGAAAAAGCTGAAAAGCTCAAAGAACTTTTCAACAAACTACCTATTGATTGGCAAAATAATTTAGAACAACTATATAAATTAGAAGATCTACAAAAACTAACATCTGATATAAAAGCAAAAGGTGGCAGTGCTAATGACATACGTAATATGCGTTTAAATTTAGTTGGACCTGAAGCAACTCAGCGTTTAGAGAACTTAGACTTCCAACAAAATAAATGGAAAAATAACGTTAATAATTACTTAGAAAACCGTCGCCAAATTCTTAATAGTAATTTATCTGAAGAAACAAAAAATCAATCTATTCAGAAATTAAAAGAACAAAACTTTATGACATCACAAGAACAACTTAGACTCGAAACTTTTGAAAAATTATATGATAAAGGCAGACCTTTACCATTTTCTGAATAA
- the rplS gene encoding 50S ribosomal protein L19 — translation MSGKHPLVQAVENAQLKQDIPAFAPGDTVVVQVKVKEGDRERLQAFEGVVIAKKNRGLNSAFTVRKISSGVGVERVFQTHSPIVAKIEVKRRGDVRRAKLYYLRELSGKAARIREKLPARKQG, via the coding sequence ATGAGCGGTAAGCATCCTTTAGTACAAGCTGTAGAAAATGCTCAGCTTAAACAAGACATCCCAGCTTTTGCACCAGGTGACACAGTAGTTGTTCAAGTAAAAGTTAAAGAAGGCGACCGTGAACGTCTACAGGCTTTCGAAGGCGTTGTAATCGCTAAGAAAAACCGTGGTTTGAACTCTGCGTTCACAGTACGTAAAATTTCTAGCGGTGTTGGTGTTGAGCGTGTATTCCAAACTCACTCTCCAATCGTTGCTAAAATTGAAGTTAAACGTCGTGGTGACGTTCGTCGTGCTAAACTTTATTACCTACGTGAACTTTCTGGTAAAGCTGCACGTATTCGTGAAAAGTTACCAGCTCGTAAACAAGGTTAA
- the serA gene encoding phosphoglycerate dehydrogenase, with protein MSQHLSLPKDKIRFLLLEGVHQNAVDTLNAAGYTNIDYRKTALEGEALKEAIKDAHFVGIRSRTQLTEEIFEAANKLIAVGCFCIGTNQVNLNAAMIRGIPVFNAPYSNTRSVAELVLAEAILLLRGVPAKSASCHRGGWEKSAVGSFETRGKTLGIVGYGSIGSQLSVLAESLGMHVIYYDAVTKLPMGNARQVGSLDELLANADVVTLHVPDVPSTRNFFGKDQFAKMKAGSIFLNAARGTCVVIEDLADAIKSGHIAGAAVDVFPKEPKANGEEFVSPLRGLDNVILTPHVGGSTMEAQANIGLEVAEKFVAYSDKGMTLSAVNFPEIALPLTEGKHRLLHIHKNIPGVLSKINNLFAEHGINISGQSLMTKGDVGYLVMDVDATASQEALDTLHHVEGTIRVRVLF; from the coding sequence ATGAGCCAACATCTTTCACTTCCTAAAGATAAAATTCGTTTCTTGTTGTTAGAAGGCGTTCACCAAAATGCTGTCGACACATTAAATGCTGCTGGATATACCAATATCGATTATCGTAAAACTGCGCTTGAGGGTGAAGCGTTGAAAGAAGCGATAAAAGATGCACATTTCGTTGGTATTCGTTCGCGCACTCAATTAACTGAAGAAATCTTTGAAGCAGCGAATAAATTGATCGCTGTTGGTTGTTTCTGTATTGGAACAAACCAAGTGAATTTAAATGCTGCCATGATTCGTGGTATTCCAGTATTTAACGCACCTTATTCAAACACACGTTCAGTTGCTGAACTTGTACTTGCTGAAGCAATTCTTCTTCTTCGTGGCGTACCTGCAAAATCTGCATCTTGTCACCGTGGTGGATGGGAAAAATCGGCAGTCGGTTCATTTGAAACACGTGGTAAAACTTTAGGTATTGTTGGTTACGGCTCTATTGGTTCGCAACTTTCTGTTCTTGCTGAAAGTTTAGGTATGCACGTTATTTATTATGATGCTGTGACTAAACTTCCAATGGGTAATGCACGCCAAGTTGGTTCTTTAGATGAACTTCTTGCAAATGCTGATGTTGTAACTTTACACGTACCAGATGTTCCGTCTACTCGTAACTTCTTCGGTAAAGATCAATTTGCAAAAATGAAAGCAGGTTCAATCTTCCTTAACGCAGCACGTGGTACATGTGTTGTGATTGAAGATCTTGCTGATGCAATTAAATCTGGTCATATTGCTGGTGCAGCGGTTGACGTATTCCCTAAAGAACCAAAAGCAAATGGTGAAGAATTTGTTTCTCCACTTCGCGGCTTAGATAACGTGATTTTAACGCCTCACGTTGGTGGTTCAACAATGGAAGCTCAAGCAAACATTGGTTTAGAAGTTGCTGAAAAATTTGTTGCTTATTCAGATAAAGGTATGACTTTATCTGCAGTGAACTTCCCTGAAATTGCATTACCGTTGACTGAAGGTAAACACCGTTTACTTCACATCCACAAAAACATTCCAGGTGTTCTTTCTAAAATTAACAACTTATTTGCTGAACATGGCATCAACATCTCTGGTCAGTCATTAATGACTAAAGGTGATGTAGGCTACTTAGTAATGGATGTTGATGCGACTGCATCTCAAGAAGCGCTAGATACTCTTCATCATGTTGAAGGTACAATTCGTGTACGCGTATTGTTCTAA
- the trmD gene encoding tRNA (guanosine(37)-N1)-methyltransferase TrmD produces MFFAVITLFPEMFEAITAYGISGRAAKRDLMQIHCINPRDYAEGNYKRVDERPFGGGPGMVMMAEPLAKAIHHAKELAKQAGAVSVPVVYMSPQGKTLNESAVQQFVEYDGLIVLCGRYEGVDERLIQKYVDQEWSIGDYVLSGGELPAMVLLDSIIRRLPGAMSDEQSHVQDSFVDGLLDCPQYTKPDHFEGLGVPEVLKSGHHANIEKWRFLQRFQRTLERRPELVETVELTKQQRKWLKDSQSDKN; encoded by the coding sequence GTGTTTTTTGCAGTCATAACGCTTTTTCCTGAAATGTTTGAAGCGATTACAGCCTACGGTATTAGCGGGCGCGCAGCAAAACGCGATTTGATGCAAATTCATTGTATCAATCCTCGTGATTATGCTGAAGGGAACTACAAACGAGTGGATGAACGTCCATTTGGTGGTGGTCCTGGTATGGTGATGATGGCGGAGCCTTTGGCGAAAGCAATTCATCATGCTAAAGAGCTTGCAAAGCAAGCAGGTGCTGTTTCTGTTCCTGTGGTCTATATGTCACCACAAGGGAAAACTTTGAATGAATCGGCAGTACAACAGTTTGTTGAATATGATGGATTGATTGTATTGTGTGGTCGTTATGAAGGGGTAGATGAGCGTTTAATCCAAAAATATGTTGATCAGGAATGGTCAATTGGAGATTACGTTTTATCTGGCGGTGAACTACCTGCGATGGTTTTATTGGATAGCATCATTCGGAGACTTCCGGGGGCGATGTCTGATGAGCAATCACATGTGCAAGACTCATTTGTGGATGGTCTTCTAGATTGCCCACAATATACTAAGCCAGATCATTTTGAAGGTTTGGGTGTGCCTGAGGTACTAAAATCAGGTCATCATGCAAATATTGAAAAATGGCGGTTTTTGCAACGTTTTCAACGTACACTTGAACGTCGACCTGAATTGGTTGAAACAGTTGAGTTGACTAAGCAGCAAAGAAAATGGCTAAAAGATTCGCAAAGTGACAAAAATTAA
- the rpsP gene encoding 30S ribosomal protein S16 yields the protein MVVIRLARGGAKKRPFYQIIVTDSRNARDGRFIERIGFFNPTAQGKAEKLRLDADRFAHWVSQGAQPSDRVASLAAQAKKAAAAA from the coding sequence ATGGTAGTTATTCGTCTTGCACGCGGTGGTGCTAAAAAACGTCCGTTCTATCAAATCATTGTGACTGATAGCCGTAATGCACGTGACGGTCGTTTCATCGAACGTATTGGTTTCTTCAACCCTACAGCTCAAGGTAAAGCAGAAAAACTTCGTTTAGACGCTGACCGTTTTGCTCACTGGGTTTCTCAAGGTGCTCAACCTTCAGATCGCGTTGCTTCTTTAGCTGCTCAAGCTAAGAAAGCTGCAGCTGCTGCATAA
- the truB gene encoding tRNA pseudouridine(55) synthase TruB — protein MKSSSSPKIQRRHISGVFLLNKPLGISSNAALQKVRWLYRAQKAGHTGALDPLASGLLPICLGEATKFSHYLLDSTKRYQTTVKLGNSTTTGDVEGEVLLEKTVHQLDEATIKAVLDQFVGDIQQVPPMYSALKKEGRPLYELARKGIEIEREARPITIYAIELLSFTEDSITLDVTCSKGTYIRVLGEDIAKALNTYGHLIYLHRIQTGPFDLIPEYTIEYLESLTEEEREALLLSVYSPIDHFPKIQAPEGRAEYFSRGMESNIDHEAEAQVLVFEGDKCLGLAEITDKKRLVPKRVLNL, from the coding sequence ATGAAATCAAGTTCTTCTCCAAAAATACAGCGTCGTCATATCAGTGGTGTTTTTTTATTGAATAAACCATTGGGTATTAGTTCAAATGCTGCACTACAAAAAGTACGTTGGTTATACCGAGCACAAAAGGCTGGGCATACAGGGGCTTTAGATCCTTTAGCTTCTGGTTTATTACCAATATGCTTGGGAGAGGCAACAAAATTTTCTCACTATTTATTAGATTCGACGAAGCGCTATCAAACAACAGTAAAGTTAGGAAATAGTACAACAACAGGTGATGTTGAGGGTGAGGTGCTGTTAGAAAAGACAGTTCATCAACTAGATGAAGCAACAATTAAAGCGGTATTAGATCAATTTGTTGGAGATATTCAGCAAGTACCGCCAATGTATTCTGCTTTGAAAAAAGAAGGACGTCCTTTGTATGAGTTAGCTCGTAAAGGAATTGAAATTGAGCGAGAAGCCCGTCCAATTACGATTTATGCGATTGAATTATTATCTTTTACTGAAGATAGTATTACTTTAGATGTAACGTGTTCTAAAGGAACTTATATCCGCGTTTTGGGTGAAGATATTGCAAAAGCTCTAAATACATATGGTCATTTAATCTATTTACACCGTATTCAAACGGGACCTTTTGATTTAATTCCTGAATATACGATTGAATATTTAGAGAGTTTAACGGAAGAAGAGCGCGAAGCATTGTTATTATCTGTTTATTCTCCAATTGATCATTTCCCGAAAATACAAGCTCCTGAAGGACGTGCTGAATATTTCAGTCGTGGTATGGAAAGTAATATTGATCATGAAGCTGAAGCTCAGGTTTTGGTTTTTGAGGGTGATAAGTGCTTAGGTTTAGCTGAAATTACAGATAAGAAAAGATTAGTACCTAAACGTGTATTAAACTTATAA
- a CDS encoding type IV pilin protein, with product MKKGFSLIELMIVIAIMAILATIAYPSYIDHVRKTKRAEAQAELLDLASKIQRYKVANFTFLKEDDEPITLEDIGESANLKIPRTGEALYNIQLSEVTEKSWILSAIPIDNTIQQLDGGLVMNHRGEKCWVKEQTNCVPSEATNWH from the coding sequence ATGAAAAAAGGATTTTCACTCATTGAATTGATGATTGTAATCGCAATTATGGCAATTTTAGCTACAATTGCTTATCCGTCATATATTGATCATGTTCGTAAAACGAAAAGAGCCGAAGCTCAAGCAGAATTATTAGATTTAGCAAGTAAGATACAGCGTTATAAAGTGGCAAATTTTACATTTTTAAAAGAAGATGATGAACCGATAACATTAGAAGATATTGGTGAGAGCGCGAATTTAAAAATCCCAAGAACAGGAGAAGCTCTTTATAATATTCAATTGTCTGAAGTAACTGAAAAATCATGGATTTTATCTGCCATTCCCATTGATAATACGATACAGCAACTTGATGGTGGTTTAGTAATGAATCATCGCGGAGAAAAATGTTGGGTTAAAGAACAAACAAATTGTGTGCCTTCAGAAGCAACAAATTGGCATTAA